The following coding sequences lie in one Hydrogenophaga sp. PBL-H3 genomic window:
- the fmt gene encoding methionyl-tRNA formyltransferase, whose product MNIIFAGTPEFASVALARLLAAGFRVPLVLSQPDRPAGRGMKLQASPVKQLALEHHIAVAQPRSLRLDGKYPDDAAAAREAIEAARADVMVVAAYGLILPQWVLDVPRLGCLNIHASLLPRWRGAAPIHRAIEAGDTETGVTIMQMDAGLDTGDMLLEERLPIRAEDTTGSLHDRLAVLGGRLIVEALEIAACGGLTARKQPLEGVTYAHKIEKAEAAIDWSAPAETLARRVRAFNPFPGAATALAGEAIKVWTARAEDTASGRAPGEVLAADAQGIRVATGAGVLVLTELQRAGGKRLAVADFLRGFALAPGQVLDAAPPRVEGS is encoded by the coding sequence ATGAACATCATCTTTGCCGGCACGCCGGAATTTGCCAGCGTGGCGCTGGCCCGCTTGCTGGCCGCCGGTTTTCGGGTGCCGCTGGTGCTCAGCCAGCCCGACCGCCCCGCGGGCCGCGGCATGAAGCTGCAGGCCTCGCCCGTCAAACAGCTGGCGCTGGAGCACCACATTGCGGTGGCTCAGCCGCGCAGCCTGCGACTGGACGGCAAATACCCCGACGACGCGGCCGCCGCGCGCGAGGCCATCGAAGCCGCGCGGGCGGATGTGATGGTGGTGGCGGCCTACGGCTTGATCCTGCCGCAGTGGGTGCTGGACGTGCCCCGTTTGGGGTGCCTCAACATCCACGCTTCCCTGCTGCCGCGCTGGCGTGGCGCCGCGCCCATCCACCGCGCCATCGAAGCCGGTGACACGGAGACCGGCGTGACCATCATGCAGATGGACGCTGGACTGGACACGGGCGACATGCTGCTGGAGGAGCGCCTGCCGATCCGCGCCGAGGACACCACCGGCAGCCTGCACGACCGCCTCGCCGTGCTCGGTGGTCGCCTGATCGTCGAAGCGCTGGAGATCGCTGCCTGCGGTGGCCTGACAGCCCGCAAGCAACCCCTCGAGGGTGTGACCTACGCGCACAAGATCGAGAAGGCCGAGGCCGCGATCGACTGGAGCGCGCCGGCCGAGACCCTCGCGCGGCGGGTGCGTGCCTTCAACCCCTTTCCCGGTGCGGCCACCGCGCTGGCCGGTGAGGCCATCAAAGTGTGGACGGCCCGCGCCGAAGACACTGCATCGGGCCGCGCTCCCGGCGAGGTGCTGGCGGCCGACGCCCAGGGCATCCGGGTGGCCACCGGCGCCGGTGTGCTGGTGCTCACCGAACTGCAGCGCGCGGGCGGCAAGCGCCTGGCGGTGGCGGATTTCCTGCGCGGCTTTGCGCTGGCACCCGGACAGGTGCTGGACGCCGCCCCGCCGCGCGTGGAAGGAAGCTGA
- a CDS encoding AzlC family ABC transporter permease: MFHRREYRSRPEYWEGVRDQFSVAMGIGAWGLMTGVAMVQSGLSPLEAVLMTLIVYAGSAQLAAVPMIAAGAPLWVILAAAFCVNLRFVVFSAHLRPYLMHLPRWQRLIRGYITGDLSYVFFARRFPHPGTTLDELERQQAYLMGNCAVNYVAWMGASLAGIALANAVPMAWGLGFAGILALLGVLCSLASSKLRFVSAGVAGAAAVAAWALPLKLNILVAIASAVAICLVLERLRPPGPVQGTHHV, translated from the coding sequence ATGTTCCACCGCCGCGAGTACCGCAGCCGCCCCGAGTATTGGGAGGGCGTGCGTGACCAGTTCTCGGTGGCCATGGGCATCGGCGCCTGGGGACTGATGACCGGCGTGGCCATGGTGCAGTCGGGCCTGTCGCCGCTGGAGGCCGTGCTCATGACGCTGATCGTGTATGCCGGCAGCGCGCAGCTCGCCGCCGTGCCCATGATCGCCGCGGGCGCACCGCTGTGGGTGATCCTGGCGGCGGCTTTCTGCGTGAACCTGCGCTTCGTCGTGTTTTCGGCCCACTTGCGGCCCTACCTCATGCACCTGCCGCGCTGGCAGCGCCTGATCCGGGGCTACATCACCGGTGACCTGAGCTATGTGTTTTTCGCGCGCCGCTTCCCGCACCCGGGCACCACGCTCGACGAGCTGGAGCGCCAGCAGGCCTACCTCATGGGCAACTGCGCGGTGAACTACGTGGCCTGGATGGGGGCAAGCTTGGCCGGCATCGCGCTGGCCAATGCGGTTCCCATGGCCTGGGGCCTGGGCTTTGCCGGCATCCTGGCGCTGCTGGGGGTGCTGTGCTCGCTGGCTTCATCGAAGCTGCGCTTCGTCTCGGCCGGCGTGGCCGGCGCGGCGGCGGTGGCGGCCTGGGCGCTGCCGCTCAAGCTCAACATCCTGGTGGCGATCGCCAGCGCGGTGGCGATCTGCCTGGTGCTCGAAAGACTCAGGCCACCGGGGCCGGTGCAGGGAACGCACCATGTTTGA
- a CDS encoding LysM peptidoglycan-binding domain-containing protein, with product MPLKNRLPANFHSARPTSHLRPVVCAVALIAAALAGTVSAQNFPITPGQRATANQVAQTGVPLSELAPNAPDSYTIKRGDTLWAVSGIFLKTPWRWPELWGMNIDDIQNPHRIYPGQVLYLDKSNGRARLTTRQPGSGDTDTVRVSPRTRYDSLGDSAVPPVNLQAIESFLTEPLIVDEATFSRAPRIVATQENRVMLSRGDRAYARAQYSDGPQAEPLSVIDGRSTQYRVFRNATPLRDPTTSQILGYEAQYVGKASVVSGETTRPGVDAKGQTVTELVPAAIDILAAKEEMRVGDRLLPEPPRELTNFVPRAPEGVQTGQIVSVYGNAVNYAAQNQVVTINRGKEHGLERGHVLALQRESNLITDSTDTTRTQLRLPGERNGLMIVFRTFDKVSYALVLQISDGVKVGDRFINP from the coding sequence ATGCCATTGAAGAACCGCTTGCCTGCCAACTTCCATTCCGCGCGCCCCACCAGCCACCTCAGGCCCGTGGTTTGCGCCGTTGCCCTGATCGCTGCGGCCCTCGCCGGCACCGTGTCGGCACAGAACTTCCCCATCACGCCCGGCCAGCGAGCCACCGCCAACCAGGTGGCCCAGACCGGCGTGCCGCTGTCCGAACTCGCACCCAACGCGCCCGACAGCTACACCATCAAGCGCGGTGACACCCTGTGGGCGGTGTCGGGCATCTTCCTCAAGACGCCGTGGCGCTGGCCCGAGCTCTGGGGCATGAACATCGACGACATCCAGAACCCGCACCGCATCTACCCAGGGCAGGTGCTCTACCTGGACAAGTCCAACGGCCGCGCCCGCCTCACCACGCGCCAGCCCGGCAGCGGTGACACAGACACCGTGCGCGTCTCGCCGCGCACCCGCTACGACAGCCTGGGCGACTCGGCCGTGCCGCCGGTCAACCTGCAGGCCATCGAGTCCTTCCTCACCGAGCCGCTGATCGTGGACGAAGCCACGTTCTCGCGGGCACCTCGCATCGTCGCCACGCAGGAAAACCGCGTCATGCTCAGCCGCGGCGACCGGGCCTACGCCCGTGCCCAGTACAGCGACGGACCACAAGCCGAGCCCCTGTCGGTGATCGATGGCCGCTCCACCCAGTACCGCGTCTTCCGCAACGCCACGCCACTGCGCGACCCCACGACCAGCCAGATCCTGGGCTATGAAGCGCAATACGTCGGCAAGGCCAGCGTGGTCAGCGGCGAAACCACCCGCCCTGGTGTCGATGCCAAGGGCCAGACCGTCACCGAGCTGGTGCCGGCCGCCATCGACATCCTGGCCGCCAAGGAAGAAATGCGCGTGGGCGACCGCCTGCTGCCCGAACCCCCACGCGAGCTCACCAACTTCGTTCCGCGCGCTCCCGAAGGCGTGCAGACCGGCCAGATCGTCTCGGTGTACGGCAACGCAGTGAACTACGCCGCCCAAAACCAGGTCGTGACCATCAACCGTGGCAAGGAACATGGGCTGGAGCGCGGCCACGTGCTGGCGCTGCAGCGCGAGAGCAACCTCATCACCGACAGCACGGACACCACGCGCACCCAGCTGCGCCTGCCCGGTGAACGCAACGGTCTCATGATCGTCTTCCGCACCTTCGACAAGGTGTCCTACGCCCTGGTGCTGCAGATCAGCGACGGCGTCAAGGTCGGCGACCGCTTCATCAATCCCTAA
- a CDS encoding outer membrane protein assembly factor BamE, which yields MKILSTLLLGLVALLAGCSVMPERAALGTPRAEIENNLGRPTMVHALPGGATRLQYSGQPAGQWVHNLDLGPDGRLVRNEQVMDAPWLLQRIEVGRWTQEDVLRNLGRPALVERVARFDGAVWTYRFLEATRPRQVHVHLDPAGVVRQLMFTDEAHHDDAVDASHP from the coding sequence ATGAAGATCCTGAGCACGCTCTTGCTGGGCCTGGTGGCGCTGTTGGCTGGCTGTTCGGTCATGCCCGAGCGTGCCGCCCTGGGCACCCCGCGTGCCGAGATCGAGAACAACCTGGGTCGTCCCACGATGGTCCATGCGCTGCCCGGTGGCGCCACGCGCCTGCAGTACTCCGGTCAGCCCGCGGGCCAGTGGGTGCACAACCTGGACCTGGGGCCCGATGGCCGCCTGGTGCGCAACGAACAGGTGATGGACGCTCCCTGGCTGCTGCAGCGCATCGAGGTCGGTCGCTGGACGCAGGAAGACGTGTTGCGCAACCTCGGCCGCCCGGCATTGGTGGAGCGCGTGGCGCGCTTCGACGGTGCTGTGTGGACCTACCGTTTTCTGGAAGCCACGCGACCGCGTCAGGTGCACGTGCACCTGGACCCGGCGGGCGTGGTGCGGCAGCTGATGTTCACCGACGAAGCCCACCACGACGACGCGGTGGATGCCAGCCACCCCTGA
- a CDS encoding AzlD domain-containing protein, translating to MFDVDPWTLLTIVLLGCITVITRGFFFISSKPWSLPHWAQRGLQYAPIAALAAVVIPEIVMSQGALIATWRDARLFAAAAGMAWFFWRRGVLGTIVCGMAVYLPLRLLLGW from the coding sequence ATGTTTGATGTGGACCCCTGGACGCTGCTCACCATCGTGCTGCTGGGCTGCATCACCGTGATCACGCGCGGTTTTTTCTTCATCTCCAGCAAACCCTGGAGCCTGCCGCACTGGGCCCAGCGCGGCCTCCAGTACGCGCCGATCGCGGCACTCGCGGCGGTGGTCATCCCGGAGATCGTCATGAGCCAGGGCGCGCTCATTGCCACCTGGAGAGACGCGCGGCTGTTTGCCGCCGCCGCCGGCATGGCCTGGTTCTTCTGGAGGCGCGGCGTGCTCGGCACCATCGTCTGCGGGATGGCGGTGTACCTGCCGCTGCGCCTGCTACTGGGCTGGTGA
- the def gene encoding peptide deformylase, whose amino-acid sequence MNSPTLLPILCYPDPRLHTVARPVGAVDDRIRTLSQQMLDTMYDAHGIGLAATQVDVHERLIVIDVSETRDQPMVLINPVVEWASPETRKGEEGCLSVPGIYDGVERSLAVRVRAQDLDGVERKIEADGMLAVCIQHEMDHLMGKVFVEYLSPLKRTRIKSKLVKAQREAMKA is encoded by the coding sequence ATGAACTCGCCGACCTTGTTGCCCATCCTTTGTTACCCCGATCCACGACTGCACACCGTGGCCCGCCCGGTGGGGGCGGTGGACGATCGCATCCGCACGCTGAGTCAGCAGATGCTGGACACCATGTACGACGCCCACGGCATTGGCCTGGCCGCCACCCAGGTGGATGTGCACGAGCGCCTGATCGTGATTGATGTGAGCGAGACACGCGACCAGCCCATGGTGCTGATCAACCCGGTGGTCGAATGGGCCAGCCCCGAGACGCGCAAGGGCGAAGAGGGTTGCCTGTCGGTGCCCGGCATCTACGACGGTGTCGAGCGTTCGCTGGCCGTTCGCGTGCGGGCCCAAGACCTGGATGGTGTCGAGCGCAAGATCGAAGCCGACGGCATGCTGGCCGTGTGCATCCAGCACGAGATGGACCACCTGATGGGCAAGGTGTTCGTCGAGTACCTCTCGCCGCTCAAGCGCACGCGCATCAAATCCAAGCTGGTCAAGGCCCAGCGGGAGGCCATGAAGGCATGA
- the dprA gene encoding DNA-processing protein DprA, with the protein MQRQELAAWLRLLLTPGVGKETARKLLAAFGLPEAVFQQGLDALQTVVGPKTAHALQQAPDELDAQVERVLAWLAEGAQRHVLTLADPRFPPDLLQMADPPVLLYVMGDLEVLAHPRRLAMVGSRNPTPQGEANAHQFAHALGQAGVCVVSGLALGVDGAAHTGALEGGAPTIAVVGSGLDRVYPRRHLSLAHRIAAHGAIVSEYPLGTPPLNANFPQRNRLIAGLSQGTLVVEATLKSGSLITARLAAEQGREVFAIPGSIHAPQSRGCHALIRQGAKLVESAQDILEDLRMVDPRDLSATPAGADEGDGDGIGPDSLLDAMGFDPVSLDALQARTGLDTPHLQARLLELELDGAVGRLPGGLFQRLGRG; encoded by the coding sequence ATGCAGCGGCAGGAGTTGGCCGCCTGGCTGCGGCTGCTGCTCACGCCCGGCGTGGGCAAGGAAACGGCCCGCAAGCTGCTGGCAGCCTTCGGCTTGCCCGAGGCCGTCTTCCAACAAGGTCTAGACGCCTTGCAGACCGTGGTGGGGCCCAAGACCGCCCACGCGCTGCAACAAGCCCCCGACGAACTCGATGCCCAGGTGGAGCGGGTGCTGGCCTGGCTGGCAGAAGGCGCCCAGCGCCACGTGTTGACACTCGCCGACCCCCGCTTCCCGCCTGACCTGCTGCAGATGGCCGACCCGCCTGTGTTGCTCTACGTGATGGGCGACCTGGAGGTGCTGGCGCACCCACGCCGCCTGGCCATGGTGGGCAGCCGCAACCCCACGCCGCAAGGTGAAGCCAATGCGCACCAGTTTGCCCACGCGCTGGGCCAGGCCGGCGTGTGCGTGGTCTCGGGCCTGGCGCTGGGTGTGGACGGCGCGGCCCACACGGGCGCACTCGAAGGCGGCGCGCCCACCATCGCCGTGGTGGGCTCCGGTCTGGACCGCGTCTACCCCAGGCGCCACCTCTCGCTGGCGCACCGCATCGCCGCACACGGCGCCATCGTGAGCGAGTACCCGCTGGGCACGCCGCCGCTGAATGCCAACTTCCCCCAGCGCAACCGCCTGATCGCAGGGCTGTCCCAGGGCACGCTGGTGGTGGAAGCCACCTTGAAGTCGGGCTCGCTGATCACCGCCCGCCTGGCGGCCGAGCAAGGACGCGAGGTGTTTGCCATCCCCGGCTCCATCCACGCCCCGCAGTCGCGCGGCTGCCACGCGCTCATCCGCCAGGGTGCCAAGCTGGTGGAGTCCGCGCAGGACATTCTTGAGGACCTGCGCATGGTCGATCCACGCGACCTGTCGGCGACGCCGGCCGGTGCCGACGAAGGTGACGGCGACGGCATCGGCCCCGACAGCCTGCTGGACGCGATGGGCTTCGACCCGGTCAGCCTGGACGCGCTGCAAGCCCGCACCGGTCTGGACACGCCCCATCTGCAGGCCCGCCTGCTCGAACTGGAACTCGACGGCGCCGTCGGGCGCTTGCCCGGCGGCCTGTTCCAGCGCCTGGGTCGGGGCTGA